Proteins from a genomic interval of Candidatus Margulisiibacteriota bacterium:
- a CDS encoding cytidine/deoxycytidylate deaminase family protein: MNKETYLKRPSWDTYFMNISEEVATRATCLKRKIGAVIVKDRQILSTGYNGAPNGMKHATEVGCLRDQLQVPSGTHHELCRGLHAEQNAIIQAARHGVNISGATLYCTHMPCVICSKMIINAGIERIVFKGYYPDELSVQMLMESKIEVSLFEEEYEKEKIQNVELSDEERERYNFKC, encoded by the coding sequence GTGAATAAAGAGACTTATTTAAAGCGACCAAGTTGGGATACATATTTTATGAATATTTCAGAGGAAGTGGCAACACGAGCAACATGTCTGAAACGTAAAATAGGTGCAGTAATAGTTAAAGATAGGCAAATTTTATCCACAGGTTATAATGGTGCGCCTAATGGTATGAAGCATGCTACAGAGGTTGGTTGTTTAAGAGACCAGCTACAGGTGCCTTCAGGCACTCATCATGAGTTGTGTAGAGGTTTACATGCAGAGCAGAATGCAATCATTCAAGCTGCAAGACATGGAGTTAATATTAGTGGTGCAACTTTATATTGTACTCATATGCCTTGCGTTATTTGCTCGAAAATGATTATCAATGCTGGCATTGAGCGAATTGTTTTCAAAGGTTATTACCCCGACGAACTTTCAGTGCAAATGTTAATGGAATCCAAGATAGAAGTTAGTCTTTTCGAAGAAGAGTATGAAAAAGAAAAAATACAGAACGTGGAACTTTCAGACGAAGAGCGAGAAAGGTACAACTTTAAATGTTAG
- the serS gene encoding serine--tRNA ligase, with protein MLATKMMREESSFVGKCLQSRSQDTSLLDEWIKEDKEYREILTKVERLKAEQNRLTPKGKPTQEQLEQLKTLSETIKELLVEQKEKQASWEQKALYLPNIVSEDTPIGKSAEDNIEVLKWGMPPKFDFEVKSHDKIGKDLDILDFERGAKLSGSRFTVYKGLGAKLERALINFMLDVHSEKGYLEILPPFLVTKQTMQGTGQLPKFEEDLYKCVGDEENGQLYLIPTAEVPLTNLYSDEIMQSDVLPKKFCAHTPCFRKEAGSYGKDTSGLIRQHQFNKVELVMYSKPEESMAMLEVLTSDAEDILKKLELPYRKVQLCSGDLGFSSAKTYDLEVWFPSQNTYREISSCSNFLDFQARRAKIRYRDAQNNVVLVHTLNGSGLAIGRTVAAILENYQQKDGSVKVPFVLQDYLKTEIMNIN; from the coding sequence ATGTTAGCAACTAAGATGATGAGGGAAGAATCTTCCTTTGTTGGTAAGTGTTTACAGTCTAGGTCTCAAGACACTTCTCTTCTTGATGAGTGGATTAAGGAAGATAAAGAGTACAGAGAGATTTTAACAAAAGTAGAGCGACTTAAGGCTGAGCAAAATCGTTTAACACCAAAAGGTAAGCCTACGCAGGAACAACTTGAGCAGTTAAAGACATTGTCCGAAACCATTAAGGAGCTATTAGTTGAGCAGAAGGAAAAGCAAGCAAGCTGGGAGCAAAAAGCTTTGTATTTGCCAAATATTGTTAGTGAAGATACTCCAATTGGTAAAAGTGCAGAGGATAATATAGAAGTTTTAAAGTGGGGTATGCCCCCAAAATTTGATTTTGAAGTTAAGTCACACGATAAAATAGGTAAAGATTTAGATATTCTGGATTTTGAAAGAGGAGCTAAGCTTTCTGGAAGTAGATTTACTGTGTATAAGGGGCTTGGGGCAAAACTAGAGCGAGCACTGATTAATTTTATGTTAGATGTTCATTCAGAAAAAGGATATTTAGAAATACTGCCACCATTTTTGGTAACCAAGCAAACTATGCAAGGAACAGGTCAATTGCCTAAGTTTGAAGAAGATTTGTATAAATGTGTTGGCGATGAAGAAAACGGGCAATTATATTTAATTCCTACCGCAGAAGTGCCCTTAACTAACCTGTACAGTGACGAGATTATGCAGTCAGACGTTTTGCCGAAGAAGTTCTGTGCTCATACTCCATGTTTTAGAAAAGAGGCAGGAAGCTATGGTAAAGATACTTCCGGACTTATTAGACAACATCAGTTTAATAAAGTAGAGCTAGTAATGTACTCTAAACCAGAAGAGAGCATGGCAATGCTGGAAGTGCTTACTTCTGATGCTGAGGATATTTTAAAAAAGTTAGAACTACCATATAGAAAAGTGCAACTATGCTCAGGCGATTTAGGGTTTTCTTCGGCTAAAACCTACGATTTGGAGGTATGGTTTCCGTCACAAAATACGTATAGAGAGATATCTTCATGTAGTAATTTTTTGGATTTTCAAGCAAGAAGAGCTAAGATAAGATACCGCGATGCACAAAATAATGTAGTATTAGTTCATACTTTAAATGGGTCGGGATTAGCAATAGGCAGAACGGTTGCAGCCATTCTTGAAAACTATCAGCAAAAGGATGGTAGCGTAAAAGTGCCTTTTGTATTGCAAGATTATTTAAAAACAGAGATAATGAATATAAATTAG
- a CDS encoding metalloregulator ArsR/SmtB family transcription factor, with protein sequence MDKDKYIKLFRALANEERLEIILKLFREGELCASDIEKSFFMEQSTTSHHLNYLKNVGLLDSRKQGRNVFYCVNQQNITEVYDGFLKDYFGISRS encoded by the coding sequence GTGGACAAAGATAAATACATAAAATTATTTAGAGCATTAGCAAACGAGGAGAGATTAGAAATAATCTTAAAATTATTTAGAGAAGGTGAATTATGTGCCTCTGATATTGAAAAAAGCTTTTTTATGGAACAGTCTACTACCTCTCATCATTTAAACTATTTGAAGAACGTTGGCTTGCTTGATTCTAGAAAACAAGGAAGAAACGTTTTTTATTGCGTAAACCAGCAGAATATTACAGAAGTTTATGATGGTTTCTTAAAGGATTATTTCGGTATTTCTAGAAGCTAA
- a CDS encoding cyclic nucleotide-binding domain-containing protein produces the protein MTDDLEILSKIAEDLQKRFNLSASAIKDIFSRAVVNNISKGETICKQGVTSPFLYFIVEGRAEVVRDGLKIAEVKQGDIVGEMSILGKGKATATVNSLTVLVVFKFLKEKFNIVLNKYPSLNKAVVMEAINRKNEQNDVEFFL, from the coding sequence ATGACAGACGACTTAGAAATTCTTTCTAAGATAGCAGAAGATTTACAAAAAAGATTCAATTTATCAGCTAGCGCCATTAAGGATATTTTCTCTCGAGCTGTTGTGAATAACATAAGCAAGGGAGAAACTATTTGTAAGCAAGGTGTAACTAGTCCGTTTCTTTATTTTATTGTAGAGGGAAGAGCAGAAGTAGTCCGGGATGGTCTCAAAATAGCCGAGGTTAAACAAGGTGATATTGTTGGTGAAATGTCTATTCTAGGCAAAGGAAAAGCAACCGCAACTGTCAATTCTCTAACTGTTTTGGTGGTTTTTAAATTTCTTAAAGAAAAGTTCAATATTGTTTTAAATAAATACCCGTCACTCAATAAAGCAGTTGTTATGGAAGCCATTAACAGAAAAAACGAACAGAACGATGTTGAGTTCTTCTTATAA